In one window of Dermochelys coriacea isolate rDerCor1 chromosome 3, rDerCor1.pri.v4, whole genome shotgun sequence DNA:
- the CLDN20 gene encoding claudin-20 — protein MASAGLQFFAFILALLGVFGAITATLLPNWKVNADVGSNIITAITQMQGLWMDCTWYSTGMFSCTLKYSVLSLPVYIQAARTTMVLSCILSAFGICISTVGMKCTKLGGDRDIKSYTSFAGGVCFILAGIFELIPTSWYTREIISNFLDPTVPESSKNEPGGAVYIGFISAGLLFIAGVIFCTSCFKKQQGAWIYPTKQQQFPATLQENNAGYNLKDYV, from the coding sequence ATGGCATCAGCAGGTCTACAGTTCTTTGCTTTTATTCTAGCTTTGTTGGGTGTTTTCGGTGCCATCACAGCCACCTTACTGCCCAACTGGAAAGTAAATGCAGACGTGGGTTCAAATATCATAACAGCTATAACACAGATGCAAGGGCTCTGGATGGACTGCACATGGTACAGCACCGGGATGTTTAGCTGCACTCTGAAATATTCAGTCCTATCCCTCCCTGTCTACATCCAGGCTGCACGGACGACCATGGTCCTGTCTTGCATCCTATCAGCTTTTGGGATCTGCATCTCCACAGTAGGAATGAAGTGCACAAAgttgggaggggacagggacatCAAAAGCTACACCTCTTTTGCTGGAGGGGTCTGCTTCATTCTTGCAGGAATCTTTGAGTTGATACCAACATCCTGGTACACAAGAGAGATAATTTCAAATTTTCTGGACCCAACAGTCCCAGAGAGCAGTAAAAATGAACCAGGAGGAGCTGTTTATATTGGATTCATTTCAGCAGGACTTCTGTTCATTGCAGGTGTGATCTTCTGcacttcctgttttaaaaagcagcagggaGCATGGATTTACCCTACTAAGCAACAACAGTTCCCAGCCACACTGCAAGAGAACAATGCAGGCTACAACCTAAAGGACTATGTGTAA